AAAACTTTTTGGCAATTGCTTTTCCTATCCCTCTCCCAGCACCAGTTACAATCGCACTTTTATTTTGTAAACGCATAGATCCACCTCCAACAAGTTTGTTAATTAAATTGATTTTCTAACTAGATTATACAAACCCTCATATAATTAGGTCAATATAATTTTTAAAATATTAATATTTTTCTTTTATATTAAGACGTGCTTAACCCTTGATCAACTCAATGTGGTATGCGATTCTCCAACAGTGTTAAAGTTAACATTGTAACAGCCCCACACACAAAGACTTATGTAAACACTGTGTGTGAGGCCAGGTTTCACAGATATTCCTATTCAAGAAGAGCGTCAATTTCTTCCAAAGATGTTACAGTCCAAGATTCTTGGAAGAAGCGCTCCAATCCAGGACGTGCCTTTTCAATAAATGCTTCCTTGTCTACTTCAACAGCTTGCATACCTGCTTCTAGCATCTCATGATAGAATTGATCAGCATCAGATACTGCTTCGGCATCGGCATAAGCCATCGCTTCTTCCGCTGCTTCTTGGATCAACTGCTGGTGTTCGGGGCTTAAGGAATCCCATAAATCCTTGTTCATCCACATAAAGGCGGCTTCGTAAACATGGCCGGTATTGATTAAATAGTCTTGTACTTCATGCAAATTAAACGTATAGATCTGTTCGTATGGACCTTCAGACGCTTCCACAACCCCGGTTTGCAAGGCTCCGTATAATTCAGGCAAAGCAACAGGTGTTGGCGAGGCACCGATCGCTTCCCAGGCCGCAACCCAAGCTTCAATTTCCGGCATACGCAAGTTCAGGCCCTTGACATCATCAGGGGTTTCAATCGGTTTGTTAGCTGTCATATGACGTGGACCACGCATAATGGTCCCGATGATTTGGAATCCGGCATCAGCCATTTTGGCAAACATCTGCTCTCCAAGGTCCCCGTAAAAAGCGGCTTGCATATGCTCCATGCTCTGGAATAAGAACGGTGCTGTAAAGAACATGTATTCGGGAGCATACATATCTACTCCTGTATATCCTTCCAAAACCATCTCCAGGTCTCCTGATCGAACTGCTTCATAGTTTTCCCGTGCTGAACCCAGGGACCCATTGGGGAAAAAGTTAACTTCAATCTCACCATTGGCACGTTCGTTAACTAGCTCAGCAAATTTGGCTGCCCCTTTGGCTGGAGCTGATTTTTCGTCAAAAACAGTAGCTATGTCAATACTAATTGTCTCTCCAGCAGGAGCGCTTTGCTCACCCTCTTGCTCTGCTTCGACATTTGTCCCAGTGTCAGAGTTGCTGCCACAGGCTGCCAAAATTAACACAAGAATACAGAATAAAGAAAATAGTCTTTTCATTTTTTATCCTCCTCGTATTTTGTAAAATTAATGAGTGCAGAGTTGATGCCAGGCATCACTCCGCTATTACACTGAAGATGACAAAAATGCTGTCTTGTTATTTACAATAATTCCGCCGATTCAGCTAACAATTCTGCTAGATGAACAACCCGTACCCGTTCACTAAGTCCTTCACGTTGCACCCCTAGCTTCATCTGTAAGAGACAGCCTGGGTTTGTCGTAACTATAGTGGTCGCTGTGGTTTCTTTTACTGTCTCCATCTTAACATCGAGAATCTCCATCGATTCCTTGTAGTTTAATACATTGTAAATCCCTGCAGACCCACAGCACATGTCGGGGTTGGCCATTTCCCGGAACGTCACTCCTGGTATTCGCTTAATTAAGTCCAGCGGCTCCGTCGTTACCTTCTGTACATTGGTCATATGGCAGGATCGCTGGTACGTGATAATTTCGTTAACCGGCTTGGTCAGCGGCAGTTCACACTGTGCGAGCACCTGGCTTATATCACGAGTCTTGGCCACAAACGCTTTCGCCCGTTCTTCCCATTGTGGATCGTCGTGGAAAAGATGGTCGTACTCCACCAGCATCCCCCCGCAGCCACCTGCGTTGTTAACGATAAAGTCCACGTCCAGTCGTTCAAAAGCCTCTATGTTTCGCTTTGCAAGTATTTTTGCATCATCTAATCGCCCGGCATGGGCGTGCAACGCACCGCAGCAGGTTTGCTCACCAATGACGTGAACCTCACATCCGGCAAGGGCAAGCAACTCCATTGACAGCCGGTTAATCTTTTCAAATATAGCATCCATAATGCAACCGGTAAAAAAAGCGACTTTCCATTGGAGAGTATTCGCTATCGGTGGCTTAAACAGACGCGGCCGTTTGCGCCTCTTTAGGGGAGAACTCACTTTAGGCAATACTGCTTCGAAGGCCCGAAGATTATCTGATAGAACATGGTTTAATTTCCCTTTATGAACCATTGCCTGTACTCCGGATGCTTGATACAACCAGATCACATCTGTTAAAAGCTGCAATTTTTTGGGACTGGGAAAGATGTTTTGAAACATCTTGTCCTCTATCCAGCGCAACGGTGTGGATGTACGGTTTCCCTTATATTCCGCCAACACTCCCCGTGCGTCCTCTAAGATTTTGCCATACTGCACCCCAGACGGACAAGCTGTCTCGCAGGCACGACAACCCAGGCAAAGATCAAGCGGCTCTTCGAGTTCATCCAACGAAAGATGTCCCTCCGCCGCCATCTGTACTAGATTGATCCGGCCGCGTGGAGAATGGGTCTCCCTTTTCATGGTCAGGTAGGTGGGGCAGGCGGGCAAGCAGTAGCCACACTGCACACATTGGACGGTTTCGTCGTAAGGCAACGTTTTACGCTTGTTCATCTGCTCACTACCCTTCCGTTAAGTTGAGTCGTTGCCCAGGCTTAGGAAAAATCTTGCCCGGATTCATAATGTTCTTTGGATCCCAACTCTCCTTGATACGCTGCATCATCTCAAGCCCTGCCTTGCCCAATTCCATCTCCATAAACGGTGCCTTCATGTTGCCGATGCCGTGCTCTCCAGACAGCGTGCCTCCCAACTCAATCGCCGCTTCAAAAATCTCCGCAACTGCCTGCTCAACGCGCTTCATCTCGTCCTTGTCCCGCTTGTCGGCCACAATATTGGGATGCAAATTACCATCACCTGCATGCCCGAACACCACCAGATTAACGTTGTATTTTTCTCGGATTTTTTTTAAACGAGCAAACATTGCTGGGATCTGGCTGCGCGGAACGGTGGCATCCTCGGAAATTTTGGTCGGCTTAACTCTCGTAATCGCAGGAGAGACCATTTTGCGAGCCTTCCACAGATTAGCCCGCTCCGACTCGCTAGTGGCAATTTTTACGCTGCGAGCTCCAACCGCTTCGCAAAGTTTTGCTGCTTCCCGAATTTCCTCCTCCACGGCACGGGCATGGCCATCCACTTCAATCAGAATGATTGCTTCGGCATCGACGGGAAGTCCGCTAGGCTGGTACGATTCCACCGCTCGGATGCAGGTTTGATCCATAATCTCCATCTTGGCCGGTAATATTCCTGAAGTAAGTACTTTGGAGATTGCTTCTCCTGAGGTGACGATGTCGTCGAAAATGGCCATCAGCGCAGCTGTTGCCTGTGGTTTGGGAATCAGCCGCAAAATCGCTTCCGTGATGATACCAAGTGTGCCTTCAGAGCCGACGATCAGCTTAGTCAGGTCATAGCCAGTCACATTTTTCACCGTACGTCCGCCGGTGCGGATGATCTCCCCCTGCGGCGTCACCACTTCTAAGCCCAATACGTAATCCTTGGTCACCCCGTACTTCAAGCCACGTGGCCCACCGGAATTCTCCGCCAGATTGCCGCCGATGGTGGAGACATGCGAACTGCTTGGGTCGGGTGGATATATCAGTCCTGCCTGCTCAGCTGCTGCATGAATGTCAGCCGTTAAGACTCCCGGAGAGACAATTGCAATCAAATCGTCGGGGACCACTTCCAGCTTCTTGTTCATGTGCGACAGGTCCAGCACGATGCCGCCTTCGACGGGCAACGGCCCTCCGGACAGTGAAGTGGACTGGCCGCGTGGATAGACAGGAATCGTTTCCTCGTAGGCCAGCTTAACGACTGCAGCCACCTCCTGTGCGGTCGTCGGCTGTATCACCAGTTCTGGGAGAAAGACACCGAACGACGCATCGTAAGAATAGCCAATCAAGTCCTGCTTCTCCGTCAGAATCCGCTTATCGTCTGAGATAATACCTCTGACCTGCTGTAAAATTTCCTCATCAACTTTTCTGTAGGCCAATACATTCACCCTCTTACAGGTTAATCTGAGGGACAGAATTTGTCATCCAAAATACCGCTTGGTCCTGTACTTACCACTGTTCGGTTCTTACAACACTCCGTGATAAGCGTTTTCAATAATTTGTCTAACATCGCTTTCACTAGTGAGCCTGGGGTTTGCAAACACATTTCCACTCCTCATGGTGTCTCTGATCATCTGCGGCAAATAATCCAATGAAACCCCCAAATCCTTGATATTGTCTGGGATGTTTAAGGATTTATTCATTGTTACGATTGCTTCAATGGCTTTCCTTCCTGCCTCAGTCACTGGCAAACCGCTCACATCTTCCCCTAATGCAACGGCGATCTCCTTGTATTGATCAGGACAAGCCGGCAGGTTATATGCCATGACATATGGTAATAATGCAGCATTGGCAATACCATGAGGGATATTAAAAATACCACCGAGCGTATGTGAAATGGCATGTACATTTCCTAAACGTGACTGGGCAAAGGCCATCCCTGCCATGCAGGATGCCACAAGCATTTCCCCTCTGCTATCCATATCTGTACCTACAAAATAAGCTTTATTTATGTTCTCACCAATTATTTTTACTGCGTTTATCGCTAAAGCTTGACTGACAGGATTTGAAAATTTAGAAGTATAAGACTCTATGGCGTGTGTAAGTGCATCCATTCCAGTAGCAGCTGTAATCGAAGGCGGTAAACCTAGTGTAAGTTCAGGATCTAAGATTGCTAGCTTAGGATATAGATGCGGACTGATAATGGCTGCTTTAAACAATGTCTTCTCGTTTGTAATGATGGTAGCTGGGGTCGCTTCACTTCCTGTTCCAGCTGTAGTCGGGATGGCAACAATCGGAAGAGGGGGATGAGGTAATTTGTTCACCCCTTCGTAATCGAGAATACTGCCGCTATTATTCACGAGCGCAGCAATAGCCTTTGCTGTATCAATACTGCTGCCCCCACCAACCGCTAGTACGATGTCGCAATTCCCTTTTTGCAAATAACGCAAACCATTTTCCACTATCTGATTAGTGGGGTTCGGGTCCACTTCATCAAAAATGTCATAGGCAATACCCTGTTCGTTCAAAGACATTTCAATCGGATCCAGGATCTTTGCTTTTCTGACACCAGCGTCAGTTACAATGAGGACTTTTTGCTTAACATACGGCTTTAACAATTCCCCCGTTTTTTTCGCTAGTCCTCGTCCATACTCCATTTGTGTCGGCATAAAAAATTTGTACCCATCCAATGCCATTCACTCCTTTTCTTCCATTTGATTTAGTTGATGTTTAATATTGCTAATATGATTTTCCATTGCTGTCCGTGCCATTTCTGCGTCAGCGGTCAGTATGGCTTCATAAATTAAGCGATGTTCGCCCAACACTTCTTCGGTTTTTCCTGGAATTTTAAGTGCATCGATCCTTGCTTCATACACCCCGCTAATAAGCGGTATCGGATATTAATTTAAACGTGTTGATCATCATAGAATTATGGCTGGCCTCAATCACAGCAGAGTGAAAGGCAAAATCCTCTTTTACAGCCAGTTCATGACGGTTTATTGAATGTTCCATTTGATCTAAGGCTGCTTTGATCCGTCGCAGATCTTCTTCTGTTCTGCGTTGGGCCGCATAAAAGGAAGCATAGCTTTCGATACCTTGACGCAGTTCTAATAATTCAAAAATGTCTGCTTTCCCTTCATGGAAAATGGAGTCGAATAAGACAAATAACTGGTCTTGGTCATTGTTATTCAAAAAGATACCAATACCAGGTTTAACAGTAACAATTCCTCTCTCCGCGAGTACACTGATCGCTTCGCGGACCGCACCTCTGGAAACAGAAAACATGTTTGCTAAATTTCTCTCTTTTTTAAATTGGTGTAATATTGGTCTGCTGATGAACCCAGGAGCTTCGGACGCCTTTTTTTAGAATACAGGCACTGCCCTTATGACAGTGCCCGTTTGCGATGAAATGTTACTTCCTAAAAATGGGCTGTTCATATCTTTCAATGACTTCCCTATTGACGTCTACGCCAATCCCCGGCTTTTGCGGAATTGGTACTTTTCCATCCTGCATAGAAATTGAATGATAAATTAAATCCCCTCTGAATGGATGGGCTGATTGATCATATTCTAGCATGGGCTCGATAGGATTTAAGGATAATGGAGTTGGAGGTAAGGAAGCTATAAATTGCAGTGAAGCTGCAAGCCCAATTCCCGAACCCCATACATGGGGTATTAACATCGTATTCCAAGCTTGAGCCATGGCAGCTATTTTCTTGCACTCGGTAAATCCACCGGAAGACATTAAATCTGGTTGCAATATATCAAGCGCTCCATTTGCTATCCAATGCCTATAACCCGTTTTTCCGAATAGATTTTCTCCAGCTGCAATATATGTAGAAGATAAATTTCTCAGTTGTTTATACCCTTCGATATCTTCAGGAGCAAGAGGTTCTTCAAAAAAATGAATATTTAAAGATTGACACTCATTTAAAATCCGCCTAGCAGCTGGGAGGTTATAGGCACAGTTTGCATCCATCATAATTTTTATTTGATCACCCACAGCTTCACGAATAGCACTCACAAAGCTAATATCCTCTTCTACACCAAAGCCTATTTTCAACTTAATTGCTTTAAATCCTTTTGATATATGCTCTTTTGCTTCCTCAATTCCGCTTTCGGGATATTTTTTTCCTTTATATCTATAAAAGCCAGTTGCATAGGGAGTAACTTCTGACCGGAAACTTCCTCCAATCAGTTTCGATATTGGTTTATTCAAAGCTCTTCCAATCACGTCCCAAAGGGCAATATCAACACCACTAATGGCATTGACAGCTGCACCCGACTGTCCAAAAGGACGAGAACGATTATACATTTCCTCCCAAAGTACTTCTACATCGAATGGGTCTCTGCCTATTAAAATGGGTTTATAGCAAAACTCAATAAATGATGCAGCAATCTCAGGGGGTTGTAATCCATGACACAAAGACTCTCCCCATCCAACAACTCCCTCATCGGTGATTATTTCCACGATTAATGAGCTGCGTTTTTCCACCCATCCTTGAGAAAAAGAAAACTTTTCATCTAACGGTGTAGATAATACATGCGGAATAACATTAACAATCTTCAAAATAATTCACTCCTAAATGATAATGATGTAGCAGAGTAGGAAACTGAAATTTACTGACGACCTTAAGACCGCCATGTTTTCTTCAGTTTCCCTTCACTTACAACATCACCTTAGTCATTTAAAATTTTCCACACAGCTTGGTATACTGCTTTAACAGGCACGCCTGCCTTCTCTGCAATCTGCCGACAATCTTCAAACTCGGGACTTTCTTGAACCACTTGATTCCCCAACAAGGCCTGTTTAACCGATACAGGGCCCCATTTAGTTTCGACTGTTTTGAACTTCCGGCCCAAACGATGCACAGTCCACGGGGAGTAACGAATGCCAAAAGTCGTTGTTTCGGTAAAGATCAAACGTTTCACTTTATCCAGCAAATGTTTAGACAAGAGAACGGATAATAAGACAGCAGGCCTGTTTTTTTTCATATAAATTGGCGTGTAGTAAACATCATTCACTCCTATCGCCAGCAGTCTGTCCATTAACTCTCCCAACCATTCAGCAGGCATGTCATCCAAGTTTACTTCTATTTTGATCATGTCGGAGTCAATATGCTCACGCTCGTGATTAAACGGTTGTTTTGATCTATTCATTTTGTTAACACCTTGTTCATACTACCACTTTTATATCCTTTTAAATCTAAAGTAATAAACTTATATCCGATCTGTTCCAACTGGTTATAAATGTGGTCTCTGTTTGTTAAGATCGTATCCATATCTCCCGGTTCTACCTCTATCCTAGCCAGATCCCCGTGATGACGGACACGTACCTGGCGGATACCTAAGCTGCGAATTACCTGTTCAGCCTGTTCAACCTTGGAAAGCTTTTGCACTGTAATCATCTCTCCGTAAGCAATGCGGGAGGACAGGCAGGCAAAAGAAGGCTTATCCCAGGTTTCTAAGCCCATTTGTTTGGACAGTGCCCTGATCTCATCTTTGTACAAACCGGCTTCCTGCAGTGGGCCCCTCACACCCGATTCTTGGGCTGCTTTAGTACCCGGACGGTATTCACTTAAATCATCGGCAATAAGACCATAGACAATATGGTTCAATCCATACTTTTTGCGCAAAGGTTCCAATTCCTCAAACAGCCCTTTTTTGCAGAAGTAACAACGATTTTTATTGTTCTCCTTATACCCGGGAATCTCCAGTTCAGACGTGGAAATCACCACATGGCGTGCCCCGATTTTGGCTGCCAGCCGCTTTGCCTCCTCCAACTCTGAAGAAGGATATGTCTCCGAATCGGCTGTCACAGCTAGGACATGGTCATAACCAAGGGTGTCCACTGCAACCTTGAGTAAAAAGGTACTGTCTACCCCTCCCGAGAAGGCAACAAGCACACTTTTCATGTCGGAGAGTATACCTTTAAGTTTGAGCAGTTTATTCTCCATATTATCCCTCTCTAGTTACGTTTAATCATGTTTTCTCCTATTTTAACAGAATCTTTTTAAATTGACACTGCGTGGTCTTAGGATTTTGAAGCAACTGGTCAGCAGCAAGGGGGTTTGTTAGAATAAAACTAAAACAACAAGAGGGAGAGTAACATGCCAGATCAATTAAAACATCTGTTGCACCAAGTCGCAGCGGGAGACCTCAGTCCAGAGATGGCCTATGAACAGTTGAAAAGCTACGAAGATCTAGGTTTTGCCAAGGTGGATTATCACCGGGTGCGGCGTAAAGGATTTCCTGAAGTGATTTTTGGTTCAGGGAAAACAGCAGATCAAATCGTCGAACTTTTTAAACGTTTAATGACCCAACATAAGATCATTTTAGCCACACGGGTCTCAAAGGATAAAGCAGCCGCTGTCAGGCAGTCACTACCTGAATTGAGCTATGATCACACTGCTCGAATTCTTTATTATGCAGACAAGCCCTTGGAACCGCGAACGAAAGGGGCCATCGGTATTCTTTGTGCCGGTACAGCGGATCTGCCCGTAGCCGAAGAGGCGGCATTAACCGCCTTGGCTATGGGCAATCGTGTCAAACGCTTTTATGACGTAGGCGTAGCAGGCATTCACCGCTTGTTCCACCATTTGGAGCAAATCAAACAGTGCCGCGTGTTGATCGTGATTGCCGGGATGGAAGGAGCCCTTCCCAGCGTAGTTGGCGGTTTGGTCCACCAGCCTGTCATTGCTGTTCCCACTAGCGTGGGTTACGGGGCACATTTTAATGGACTGGCACCGCTCTTAACCATGCTCAATTCTTGTTCTTCCGGGGTGACAGTGGTCAATATTGATAATGGTTTTGGTGCAGCCTACTCAGCATCGCTTATTAATCAACTTGGGGAGGAATAACATATCATGTCTACGATCTTGTACCTTGACTGCAGCTTGTCCGGTATTAGCGGAGATATGACTTTAGGTGCTTTGGCCGATTTAGGTGCGGACTTAGAACTTATTGAACAACAGCTGCAATCGTTTCCTATTGAGCCATTTAAATTAGAGCGGAAAGGTGTGCTTAAAAAAGGCATCTACAGCCAAAAGGTAGATGTTGTGGTTGATCCTGACACCCCTCCTGCTCATCACCGCCATTACAGCACGATTAAAAAAATGATCGAGGAGTCCCAAATCTCGGATCGGGCCAAACAGCTGGCCATAAGGATTTTTGAACCCATCGCTCAGGCTGAAGCGAAAATTCACAACACAAGTGTCGACAAAGTACACTTCCACGAGGTTGGCGCTGTTGATTCGATCGTGGACATTGTTGGGGTGGCAATTGCCCTTGATCAACTTGAGATTAACCAGGTGTTCAGTTCCCCTGTTGTAGTGGGCTCGGGCTCCATTCACATTGATCACGGCCGTTATCCGGTCCCGGCGCCGGCTACACTGGAAATTCTGCGAGGTGTGCCTATCTTAGAGTCTGATCTAAATGGCGAACTCACTACTCCCACAGGGGCGGCTATAATTAAAGGATTGAGCACCTCGTTCGGCCCCATGCCAAGCATGACTGTCACCCAGATCGGCTATGGGGCAGGTACAAAAGATTTCGAAGGCCATCCTAATGTACTAAGAGCTGTAATAGGTGAACGAGTTGAGTAAATTAAGAACAAAGACTTAAAAGCAGGGGGAACTCTTTCAAAAGCACCCCCTGCTTTTTTCGTCCTAGGGACAATAGGATTGCCTGTAGGAGTCCCACATCCGGTTTTAAAACACTCCCGTTGATAGAGCAAGTGTTCTGCCCCGATGATTGTACTAATCGAAAAAATTAGGATAGTTTGTAAAAGCGCATCGCATTCTGACCAAAAATTTTGTCTGCTTCCTTAGCCGATAAGGAGGCAGGCAAATTTGCTGCCAAGGCCTGATATACTTCTTCATACTGTCCAGCCAGCAAGCAGACTGGCCAGTCGCTTCCAAACATCACTCTTTCCACTCCAAACACCTCTAAGGCATGGGACACATAGGGACGGAGAT
The Caldalkalibacillus uzonensis genome window above contains:
- a CDS encoding iron-containing alcohol dehydrogenase, which gives rise to MDGYKFFMPTQMEYGRGLAKKTGELLKPYVKQKVLIVTDAGVRKAKILDPIEMSLNEQGIAYDIFDEVDPNPTNQIVENGLRYLQKGNCDIVLAVGGGSSIDTAKAIAALVNNSGSILDYEGVNKLPHPPLPIVAIPTTAGTGSEATPATIITNEKTLFKAAIISPHLYPKLAILDPELTLGLPPSITAATGMDALTHAIESYTSKFSNPVSQALAINAVKIIGENINKAYFVGTDMDSRGEMLVASCMAGMAFAQSRLGNVHAISHTLGGIFNIPHGIANAALLPYVMAYNLPACPDQYKEIAVALGEDVSGLPVTEAGRKAIEAIVTMNKSLNIPDNIKDLGVSLDYLPQMIRDTMRSGNVFANPRLTSESDVRQIIENAYHGVL
- the larB gene encoding nickel pincer cofactor biosynthesis protein LarB, coding for MPDQLKHLLHQVAAGDLSPEMAYEQLKSYEDLGFAKVDYHRVRRKGFPEVIFGSGKTADQIVELFKRLMTQHKIILATRVSKDKAAAVRQSLPELSYDHTARILYYADKPLEPRTKGAIGILCAGTADLPVAEEAALTALAMGNRVKRFYDVGVAGIHRLFHHLEQIKQCRVLIVIAGMEGALPSVVGGLVHQPVIAVPTSVGYGAHFNGLAPLLTMLNSCSSGVTVVNIDNGFGAAYSASLINQLGEE
- a CDS encoding FadR/GntR family transcriptional regulator encodes the protein MSRPILHQFKKERNLANMFSVSRGAVREAISVLAERGIVTVKPGIGIFLNNNDQDQLFVLFDSIFHEGKADIFELLELRQGIESYASFYAAQRRTEEDLRRIKAALDQMEHSINRHELAVKEDFAFHSAVIEASHNSMMINTFKLISDTAY
- a CDS encoding mandelate racemase/muconate lactonizing enzyme family protein; translation: MKIVNVIPHVLSTPLDEKFSFSQGWVEKRSSLIVEIITDEGVVGWGESLCHGLQPPEIAASFIEFCYKPILIGRDPFDVEVLWEEMYNRSRPFGQSGAAVNAISGVDIALWDVIGRALNKPISKLIGGSFRSEVTPYATGFYRYKGKKYPESGIEEAKEHISKGFKAIKLKIGFGVEEDISFVSAIREAVGDQIKIMMDANCAYNLPAARRILNECQSLNIHFFEEPLAPEDIEGYKQLRNLSSTYIAAGENLFGKTGYRHWIANGALDILQPDLMSSGGFTECKKIAAMAQAWNTMLIPHVWGSGIGLAASLQFIASLPPTPLSLNPIEPMLEYDQSAHPFRGDLIYHSISMQDGKVPIPQKPGIGVDVNREVIERYEQPIFRK
- the larC gene encoding nickel pincer cofactor biosynthesis protein LarC gives rise to the protein MSTILYLDCSLSGISGDMTLGALADLGADLELIEQQLQSFPIEPFKLERKGVLKKGIYSQKVDVVVDPDTPPAHHRHYSTIKKMIEESQISDRAKQLAIRIFEPIAQAEAKIHNTSVDKVHFHEVGAVDSIVDIVGVAIALDQLEINQVFSSPVVVGSGSIHIDHGRYPVPAPATLEILRGVPILESDLNGELTTPTGAAIIKGLSTSFGPMPSMTVTQIGYGAGTKDFEGHPNVLRAVIGERVE
- a CDS encoding (Fe-S)-binding protein, yielding MNKRKTLPYDETVQCVQCGYCLPACPTYLTMKRETHSPRGRINLVQMAAEGHLSLDELEEPLDLCLGCRACETACPSGVQYGKILEDARGVLAEYKGNRTSTPLRWIEDKMFQNIFPSPKKLQLLTDVIWLYQASGVQAMVHKGKLNHVLSDNLRAFEAVLPKVSSPLKRRKRPRLFKPPIANTLQWKVAFFTGCIMDAIFEKINRLSMELLALAGCEVHVIGEQTCCGALHAHAGRLDDAKILAKRNIEAFERLDVDFIVNNAGGCGGMLVEYDHLFHDDPQWEERAKAFVAKTRDISQVLAQCELPLTKPVNEIITYQRSCHMTNVQKVTTEPLDLIKRIPGVTFREMANPDMCCGSAGIYNVLNYKESMEILDVKMETVKETTATTIVTTNPGCLLQMKLGVQREGLSERVRVVHLAELLAESAELL
- a CDS encoding TRAP transporter substrate-binding protein, with translation MKRLFSLFCILVLILAACGSNSDTGTNVEAEQEGEQSAPAGETISIDIATVFDEKSAPAKGAAKFAELVNERANGEIEVNFFPNGSLGSARENYEAVRSGDLEMVLEGYTGVDMYAPEYMFFTAPFLFQSMEHMQAAFYGDLGEQMFAKMADAGFQIIGTIMRGPRHMTANKPIETPDDVKGLNLRMPEIEAWVAAWEAIGASPTPVALPELYGALQTGVVEASEGPYEQIYTFNLHEVQDYLINTGHVYEAAFMWMNKDLWDSLSPEHQQLIQEAAEEAMAYADAEAVSDADQFYHEMLEAGMQAVEVDKEAFIEKARPGLERFFQESWTVTSLEEIDALLE
- the larE gene encoding ATP-dependent sacrificial sulfur transferase LarE, producing MENKLLKLKGILSDMKSVLVAFSGGVDSTFLLKVAVDTLGYDHVLAVTADSETYPSSELEEAKRLAAKIGARHVVISTSELEIPGYKENNKNRCYFCKKGLFEELEPLRKKYGLNHIVYGLIADDLSEYRPGTKAAQESGVRGPLQEAGLYKDEIRALSKQMGLETWDKPSFACLSSRIAYGEMITVQKLSKVEQAEQVIRSLGIRQVRVRHHGDLARIEVEPGDMDTILTNRDHIYNQLEQIGYKFITLDLKGYKSGSMNKVLTK
- a CDS encoding FCD domain-containing protein; the encoded protein is MYEARIDALKIPGKTEEVLGEHRLIYEAILTADAEMARTAMENHISNIKHQLNQMEEKE
- a CDS encoding FAD-binding oxidoreductase produces the protein MAYRKVDEEILQQVRGIISDDKRILTEKQDLIGYSYDASFGVFLPELVIQPTTAQEVAAVVKLAYEETIPVYPRGQSTSLSGGPLPVEGGIVLDLSHMNKKLEVVPDDLIAIVSPGVLTADIHAAAEQAGLIYPPDPSSSHVSTIGGNLAENSGGPRGLKYGVTKDYVLGLEVVTPQGEIIRTGGRTVKNVTGYDLTKLIVGSEGTLGIITEAILRLIPKPQATAALMAIFDDIVTSGEAISKVLTSGILPAKMEIMDQTCIRAVESYQPSGLPVDAEAIILIEVDGHARAVEEEIREAAKLCEAVGARSVKIATSESERANLWKARKMVSPAITRVKPTKISEDATVPRSQIPAMFARLKKIREKYNVNLVVFGHAGDGNLHPNIVADKRDKDEMKRVEQAVAEIFEAAIELGGTLSGEHGIGNMKAPFMEMELGKAGLEMMQRIKESWDPKNIMNPGKIFPKPGQRLNLTEG
- the larC gene encoding nickel insertion protein; the encoded protein is MNRSKQPFNHEREHIDSDMIKIEVNLDDMPAEWLGELMDRLLAIGVNDVYYTPIYMKKNRPAVLLSVLLSKHLLDKVKRLIFTETTTFGIRYSPWTVHRLGRKFKTVETKWGPVSVKQALLGNQVVQESPEFEDCRQIAEKAGVPVKAVYQAVWKILND